CCACAAGAACGCTTGCCTGTGGCACGTGAACTTGGAGAAAGCTCTTTGATGTTTCTGGTGCATCCCACCCTGTCTGTGCAAGACATGCATGCTTTTGCTGATGTGGTGGATGATGTGATGAAACTCGCCTCTTTGCCGTGTCAAGTGGACATAATATAGATGGTTGAAGAAGTCCAGTTGGGATTTTAAAAGCAAAATGGGCTGTGTGGAGACCTGCAAGTTTCAGCAGGAGGCCACAGAGAAAGCGATTTTGGTGATCAACAGGAGGTGATGATGCGCAGTGTTCATGTGAAGTTTCTGGTGGATTTGCTGATCTGGAGTGCAGCAGTTCCCATCGCATTCTGGTTGAGGTTGGGTTCTTTCAACATTGATGACCAGTACTACAGGGCCATGTTGTACCTGACTGGCATTGGTGTGGTCTACAAAACATTCCTGATTTTGTATTTTCGGATGAATCTTCAGGTGTGGCAAAGGTTCAGCCTGGGAGACCTGGCTACCCTCCTCAAAGCCGTGCTGACTTCTTTCGTGATCAGCACAGCCATCAGCTTTTACCTTCCTTCAGTGCCGCGCAGTGTCCCCCTGATTGCATTGCTGGTTTCTCTGGCCAGTTTGACTGGAATCCGTTTTCTGGTGCGCACAAGCTATGAAAATGCCCGCAGGGTGGTGTCCATTGGAACGGGGACCTCCAGACGTGTTCTGGTGATCGGTGCAGGGGATGCCGGTTCCATGTTCGTCAGGGAGATGTTGCGACATCCTGAGCAAGGCATGGTTCCTGTGGCTTTCCTGGACGATGACATGTCCCTCAGGGGAAAACGCATTCATGGGGTTCCTGTTGCAGGTGACTTGGACCACCTTTCCAACGCAGCACGCAAGTACCAAGCGGACATGGTTCTGCTGGCGATTCCCTCTGCAGCAGGTGAAGTGATTCGGAAAGTGGTCAACGCTTCCAAAGCTGCAAATTTGACCTACAAAGTGGTTCCTGCACTCTATGAATTGGTCGGAGACCAGATCCAGATTTCCCAGATCCGTGATGTGAATCTGGAAGACCTGTTGCGGCGTCCTCCCGCCGATCTGGACATTGCAAGGATTTCAGATTACCTGAAGCAGAAAGTGATTCTGGTGACGGGTGCTGGAGGATCCATTGGCTCTGAAGTGGTCCGTCAAATTGTCAGGTTTTATCCACGAAAAGTGATTCTGTTTGGTCGTGGCGAGAACAGCATTTTCACACTGCAACAGGAATTGTTGCGCAACTGGCCTGAAATAGAATTCATCACCCTCATTGGAGATGTCAGGGACCATGAACGGCTGCGTTTTGTGTTCCAGCAGTACATGCCCCAGGTGGTTTTCCATGCAGCAGCACACAAGCATGTGCCTCTGATGGAAGAGTCCCCCTGTCAGGCTGTCCTGAACAACATTTTTGGCACCAAAAACGTTGCCACATTGTGCCTGGAGTTCCGGGTGGAACGGTTTGTCAACATTTCGACGGACAAGGCTGTGAATCCCACCTCAGTGATGGGGACCACCAAACGCATTGCTGAGATGGTGGTGGCCACATATGCACAGAAAGTACGTCCTGGTCAGGCCTTCATGTCTGTGAGATTCGGGAATGTATTGGGTTCCCGGGGCAGTGTGGTTCCCACGTTCATGCGGCAAATCAAAGAAGGTGGTCCCATCACAGTCACCCACCCGGACATGACCCGTTACTTCATGACCATTCCAGAGGCGTCACGCCTTGTGCTGCAGGCAGGCGGTCTGGCAGGAAACGGCAATGTGTATGTGTTGGACATGGGACAACCGGTCAAAATTGCCGATCTGGCCCGGGATTTGATTCAACTTTCCGGAGCAAAAGACATCGACATTGAGTTCACAGGCATGCGCCCCGGAGAAAAGCTTTATGAAGAGTTGTTGACCTCCAGCGAAGGGGTCAGCAAAACCAGCCACGAAGAAATCTTCGTGGCCAGCCTGGAAACCCCCAACGAGAATTGGCTGCTGGATCGTCTGGAACCCCTTTACCGCAGCGCCCAGAGAAGCGATCACCGCTCTGTGAGGGCCGGTTTGCGGGAGTTGGTGCCTGAGTCAACCATCAAGTTGTTGACCTGACGGTTTTCGGCGTAGGCCAGGCCCATGAAAGCATAAAAAATCAACATGGTTGCAGGAATAAAAGTGATGTGTGAATCATAGATTCCAGTGATCAGATACCCTACAGCCGAACCTGCAGCAATCAATGCTGCAGGTTTTCTCTTGATCAAACCCAGCAAGATCACGGATGCATTCAAGAGCAGAAAAAGGGCCAGTCCGATGATGCCCACTTCACTCAACATTTGCAGGTAATCGCTGTGGGCATAATTGACAAATTGCCGGTCAACAGAAGCCTGGGTTTCCCGTGGGTCATTGCGGTAAGAAGCAGAGAGAATGCTGAATTGTCCAATCCCAAGACCCGTCCATGGGGCGTCTGCCCACATGCGTTCTCCGTAAGACCAGACAGCCTCTCTGCCTTCGATGAACTTGGGCCAACTGTTGGAAAGGCCAATGGTTTGTTTGTTGGCCTGGAAAATCGCCTGGCCCTGGGGTGTATTGAAAAACAAAACACCCAGAATGCTGGCAAGCACAGTGATTCCAGACAGGAAAACACCCCATTTCCAGTTTTTGCTGATCACCCACAGCAGGATCATCAAGGGAAGCATCAGAAGGGCCACAGGAATGCTGCTTGAATCGGTTTGCATCAAGACCCAGTTGGAATAGACCAGCAGAGGGATGGACAACAGGCTGAGGGCATCAAATTTTCGCAGCAAAAGGGTGCCCATCAGGAAGGCATTGTTGAACACCAGATAGCCACCAAAGTGTGCAGCATTGAAATAGGGACCTGTGATGGCTGTGCTTTTGGGATTGGGAATCAAGATGTTCTCAAAGGGGAGGGGGATGGCTTGCCACTCAAACCAGCTGATGGTCAAAACCAGCACAGAAGACACAAAGAAAACCCCATGAAAGTATGACAGCGTTTTTTCACGGGCAAGAAGGTGAATGCTCCATCCCAGGCCCAGAGTGGCGGTCCAGATGCCCGCCCACAGCCAGGCCTCTTTGAGATAAACCGCTTGTCCCACACTCACCCAGATCCAGAGCAGCAGCAATCCCACAAGACCGCTGAAGGTTTTTGAAGCTCTGGCTTTGGGTTCGAAAACAGCCCACAGCAGTGTGAAAAATGAAGCCAGGCTGCCTGCCACTCCAATCACCATGAAACCCCAGTCGGTTCCTCCTCCTCCAGCAAGGGCCACAACGCAAAGGGCAAGGCTACAGACAATGAGGGCGAGAAAACGAAACAACCCACTGACTTTATTCATTTTCAAGGCTTCCTTTGAGCCGCTGGATGTCTTTCATCACAAGGGCCAATTTACTGAGATCGTGCGAAGTTTGATATGCAGAAAGGGCTTCTTGTTTTTTCCCCAGCGCTTCCAGATAAATGCCTTTTTCGTAGTAGTAGCCTCCGCCATTTGGATCCAGAGCGATGGCTTTATCGATATAAACGAGCGCCTGCTGGTAATCCCCCGGATTTGCATAAGAAGATGACCATTTGTAAAAATACACTGCATTGGCTCGATTTAAAGAAGTGGCTTTCTGGTAAGCCTGGTCCATGGCATCCCGGTAGCTTTTTTCTTTTCGGAACATCCACAAGACCCCATTGATGTTTGCCAGATTGAGATGGGCATCTGCGTTGTATTGAAAATGATCAATGGCTGAATTTGCCAGTTGAATGGCCTGATCAAATTCAAAATCTTCCAGGGCTTTGTTGCTTTTCTGGATCAAAACGGTGCTCTGGTACAATTGGACATTGGAGTATGCGAGAACCCCAAACAAAACCATGAGGGGCAGTGCCAGAATTCTGATGATCAACATTGGGCCTCCAGCAGAGATAAAAAAACAGTCGCCATGTTGATGGCGACTGTTTTTTTAAAAAGCTTAGCGAGTGGGGGTGACGCCGTTGAGCAGGTCACGCACAGCTGCGCTGTTGCCACTGCTCACCAGGAAGGATTGCAGGCTGCCTGCATTGCTGAAGTCCACTTTGCCTGCATTGAGGTCTGCGGCAAGGGCAGCGTCGTTGACAGGTTTGCAGGTGCGGAATTCCACAGCAGCCTTGGCAACCAGCAGGTTGGTGGCTTTTTGATCACCCAGGGTGATCAGGTTGTCGAGGGTGGTTTGCTGCAAGCAGGTTTTGCTCAGCACGAGTTTGTAGAGTTGCTCAGCGCCATTGGAACGGGTAGGCACGAGGCTCTGCAGCTGTGCATCAGAGACTTTACCAATGCTGGTGGCTTTGATCAGGATGTCAAGCACTTGGAAGCCACTGAGGCCACTGAGTTCACTTGCAGTAACGGTTTGAGCAAATGCAACGGAAGTGGGTCCGACTGCGGCAACTCCCAGCAGTGCTGCGATGATGATGGCTTTCTTTTTCATTGAATACCCCCTTAAGGAATAAAACTACCCAAACAAGATTGTACCATAAACCGGTACAAGAGCATCACTGCTTCCGGACTTTTTCGGCTTCTGGACGGTAACTGTAGTAGTAATAGTAGTAGCCGTCTTTGCGACTGGTCACTTTATTGAGCACAAAGCCAATCAAATTGCAGCCGGCAGTGCGAATGTTTTTGAGGGTGGCATCCACATTGGCTGCAGTGGTCTGATTGGCTTCAACCACCATCAAAATGCCCTGGGTAAAACGAGAAATGGTCAGGGCATCTGCAAGCGCCAAAATGGGTGGACTGTCCAGAAGCACCACATCGTATCCGCTGTCCCAGCTGCTCAGCAGGTCCTGCAATTTGGAACTGTTGATCACATGGGCGGCTGAACGTTGTGGAACACCTGCGGGCAACATGTCGATGCCCTGGCTCACCTGCAAAGCCTGAGCAGCTTTGGGGTTGCTCAGTGCGGTTTGAATGTCCCGAGCAGGTACGGTTGGGTTGGCTTCTGCACCGGGCAAGGCATGCCAGCCCAGGGGTTTGATTTGAGACCACACCTTGTGTTGGGTGGGACGGTGCAAGTCCAGATCAACAATCAAGACTTTCATGCCCGAGTTGGCCAGGCCTTCTGCCAGGGCAGCAGTGACACTGCTTTTGCCTTCGCCTGAACGGGAACTGGAAACCACAAAGCGACGGGTGTTGGTGTTGCCTTCTGTGTAGCTCAAAAGGCTGACGCGCAAGAAGCCAATGGCTTCATAGAGCATGCCAGAACGTGCACTTTCGATGATCCCTCTTTGCAAGGTTTTCCCGGCCAGTTTGGGCAACTTGCCCAGCACGGGAGCTCCAAAAGCAGTGAGGTCTTCGTCCGACTCAATGCGTTTGCGAAGGGCATCTGAAATCAGGGCAAATCCAGACGCCAGCAAGAATGCCAGCAGGGCCGCCAGAGCTGCACTGCGCAGAGGTTTGGGCGAGACCGGCTCAGAGGGCACTTCGGCTTCTGCCACAAGGTTGAGTGTTCCAGTGGCGGCTTTGACAAACACCTCCATCTGGGCCAGGTTTTGCAACACACTTGCACGGGTGGCGATGAAGGTTTGTTGTTCAATGCTGTTGTTTCTGCTGGCCCTGATGCTCTGGTTCAGAGAAGCCAGTTGTTGTTCGAGGCTGCCTTTTGCCCTGACAAGTCGGGCAGTGGCGCGTTGAATGTCCCAGTTGATGACCGCTTGCACCGCTGCATTGGCAAGCACCTGTGCACTTTCAGGGGTGTTGG
This genomic stretch from Deinococcus misasensis DSM 22328 harbors:
- a CDS encoding polysaccharide biosynthesis protein; translation: MMRSVHVKFLVDLLIWSAAVPIAFWLRLGSFNIDDQYYRAMLYLTGIGVVYKTFLILYFRMNLQVWQRFSLGDLATLLKAVLTSFVISTAISFYLPSVPRSVPLIALLVSLASLTGIRFLVRTSYENARRVVSIGTGTSRRVLVIGAGDAGSMFVREMLRHPEQGMVPVAFLDDDMSLRGKRIHGVPVAGDLDHLSNAARKYQADMVLLAIPSAAGEVIRKVVNASKAANLTYKVVPALYELVGDQIQISQIRDVNLEDLLRRPPADLDIARISDYLKQKVILVTGAGGSIGSEVVRQIVRFYPRKVILFGRGENSIFTLQQELLRNWPEIEFITLIGDVRDHERLRFVFQQYMPQVVFHAAAHKHVPLMEESPCQAVLNNIFGTKNVATLCLEFRVERFVNISTDKAVNPTSVMGTTKRIAEMVVATYAQKVRPGQAFMSVRFGNVLGSRGSVVPTFMRQIKEGGPITVTHPDMTRYFMTIPEASRLVLQAGGLAGNGNVYVLDMGQPVKIADLARDLIQLSGAKDIDIEFTGMRPGEKLYEELLTSSEGVSKTSHEEIFVASLETPNENWLLDRLEPLYRSAQRSDHRSVRAGLRELVPESTIKLLT
- a CDS encoding O-antigen ligase family protein, with the translated sequence MALAGGGGTDWGFMVIGVAGSLASFFTLLWAVFEPKARASKTFSGLVGLLLLWIWVSVGQAVYLKEAWLWAGIWTATLGLGWSIHLLAREKTLSYFHGVFFVSSVLVLTISWFEWQAIPLPFENILIPNPKSTAITGPYFNAAHFGGYLVFNNAFLMGTLLLRKFDALSLLSIPLLVYSNWVLMQTDSSSIPVALLMLPLMILLWVISKNWKWGVFLSGITVLASILGVLFFNTPQGQAIFQANKQTIGLSNSWPKFIEGREAVWSYGERMWADAPWTGLGIGQFSILSASYRNDPRETQASVDRQFVNYAHSDYLQMLSEVGIIGLALFLLLNASVILLGLIKRKPAALIAAGSAVGYLITGIYDSHITFIPATMLIFYAFMGLAYAENRQVNNLMVDSGTNSRKPALTER
- a CDS encoding polysaccharide biosynthesis tyrosine autokinase — protein: MLEQTPNVRNDDIDIVKLFGTLRRNALLIGISVALTGGLTYLISQQQTPTYEAVSSMIAVRSETGNMTLNNTLVSAPPLPQGAVEKAIHSRSVTQDIIAGLQESKLSRAEQQAIIDDLNRELSRNSFDRLKVRARLDNQLTGVYEITAQSNTPESAQVLANAAVQAVINWDIQRATARLVRAKGSLEQQLASLNQSIRASRNNSIEQQTFIATRASVLQNLAQMEVFVKAATGTLNLVAEAEVPSEPVSPKPLRSAALAALLAFLLASGFALISDALRKRIESDEDLTAFGAPVLGKLPKLAGKTLQRGIIESARSGMLYEAIGFLRVSLLSYTEGNTNTRRFVVSSSRSGEGKSSVTAALAEGLANSGMKVLIVDLDLHRPTQHKVWSQIKPLGWHALPGAEANPTVPARDIQTALSNPKAAQALQVSQGIDMLPAGVPQRSAAHVINSSKLQDLLSSWDSGYDVVLLDSPPILALADALTISRFTQGILMVVEANQTTAANVDATLKNIRTAGCNLIGFVLNKVTSRKDGYYYYYYSYRPEAEKVRKQ